The Chloroflexota bacterium genome includes a window with the following:
- a CDS encoding PHP domain-containing protein: MRDKTAVHNLEAPAQRTTQAGSGRIKVDLHIHTCYSPDSLTALEKVLKAALARGLGALAITDHNAIEGALALQSMAPFPVIIGEEILTTDGDIIGLFLQELIPPRLTPAQTIARIREQGGLVYIPHPFDHHRSALPEPTLLGILDQVDAIEVLNARTLRPVLNERARQLAQNYGLLCGAGSDAHIAAEIGRAYVEMESFTDRENFLHNLADARIRGALSWPHVHLFSTWAKIRKLRGG, from the coding sequence ATGCGCGATAAAACAGCCGTGCACAACCTTGAGGCGCCCGCTCAAAGGACGACTCAGGCAGGAAGCGGGCGGATCAAGGTGGACCTGCACATCCATACCTGTTATTCGCCCGATTCCCTAACCGCGCTGGAAAAGGTGCTGAAAGCCGCTCTGGCGCGAGGCTTGGGCGCACTGGCCATCACGGACCACAATGCGATCGAGGGTGCACTGGCGCTGCAAAGTATGGCGCCATTTCCGGTCATCATCGGCGAGGAAATCCTCACGACCGACGGCGATATTATCGGTCTTTTTCTGCAGGAACTTATCCCACCCAGACTCACACCAGCGCAGACCATCGCGCGCATCCGAGAACAGGGAGGTCTGGTCTATATTCCCCATCCTTTTGATCACCACCGGTCCGCATTGCCCGAGCCAACGCTGTTAGGTATTCTAGACCAAGTGGATGCCATTGAGGTATTGAATGCACGCACACTGCGTCCAGTGCTCAACGAGCGCGCGCGGCAACTTGCACAGAACTATGGGCTCTTGTGCGGAGCAGGCAGCGATGCCCATATTGCAGCAGAGATTGGACGAGCCTATGTGGAAATGGAATCTTTCACCGACAGGGAAAACTTCCTGCATAATCTGGCTGATGCCAGGATACGAGGTGCTTTGAGCTGGCCTCATGTGCACCTTTTTTCCACATGGGCAAAGATACGCAAGCTCAGAGGGGGCTGA
- a CDS encoding PrsW family intramembrane metalloprotease codes for MGGKVWAISVMAAIVPTVVYVLILWWFDRYEKEPQRLLFVAFVWGAVPAAILSIIGEAILGEPLIALGKASAELLSSSLLAPVVEELAKGLALLLLLLFFWREFDDVLDGIIYGATIGFGFAMTENIFYFAGSLQEAGMEGLTMTAFFRAIVFGMNHALFTSVLGASLGYARMGAQGCRRWTAPVLGLLGAMILHSMHNLFVSFSHAFCFLASVLSNWSGVIVILVVMLLAAQQEKRWIATHLRAEVESGLLTVEEYDMIGSYRKRLQATWRARLRSGQSEARRLSRLAQLATKLAFKVQQGDERTAQRLRKEIAALRGVQATAQREPADASKESPPL; via the coding sequence ATGGGAGGGAAGGTCTGGGCCATCTCCGTGATGGCGGCAATAGTGCCTACGGTGGTTTATGTACTCATCCTGTGGTGGTTCGACCGCTACGAAAAAGAGCCCCAACGTTTGCTATTCGTGGCTTTTGTCTGGGGAGCAGTGCCAGCAGCTATCTTGTCCATCATAGGTGAGGCCATTCTGGGTGAACCGCTGATTGCTCTGGGTAAAGCCTCGGCCGAGTTGTTGTCCAGTTCGCTATTGGCGCCTGTGGTGGAAGAATTAGCCAAAGGACTCGCTTTGTTGCTCCTCTTGCTCTTTTTCTGGCGTGAGTTCGACGACGTTCTGGACGGCATCATCTATGGTGCGACCATCGGCTTTGGTTTTGCCATGACAGAGAACATCTTCTACTTTGCCGGCAGCCTGCAAGAGGCTGGTATGGAGGGCTTGACCATGACCGCGTTTTTCCGGGCGATTGTCTTCGGCATGAACCACGCCCTCTTCACCTCGGTTCTTGGTGCCTCACTGGGGTATGCCCGCATGGGAGCGCAGGGCTGTCGCCGCTGGACTGCACCCGTGCTGGGGTTGTTGGGAGCCATGATCCTGCACAGCATGCACAATTTATTTGTCTCGTTTTCCCATGCTTTTTGTTTTCTAGCCAGCGTGCTGAGCAATTGGAGCGGCGTGATCGTCATCCTGGTCGTGATGCTGCTGGCGGCGCAGCAGGAAAAACGTTGGATCGCCACCCACCTGAGGGCGGAGGTCGAGAGCGGCCTGCTCACGGTAGAGGAGTACGACATGATTGGCTCGTACCGCAAGCGCCTGCAAGCAACTTGGCGCGCCAGGCTTCGCTCTGGGCAGAGCGAAGCGCGCCGGCTGAGCAGGTTGGCACAACTGGCGACGAAACTGGCCTTCAAGGTGCAGCAAGGCGATGAGCGCACCGCCCAACGGCTGCGCAAAGAGATTGCAGCGCTGCGAGGCGTGCAGGCTACAGCGCAACGAGAGCCTGCTGATGCTAGCAAGGAAAGTCCCCCTTTGTGA